Sequence from the Rhodothermales bacterium genome:
AAACGTTCTCAAACTTGCTCAGAAGACAAACTGTACCGAAAAGGCGACCATGGGTAAAATCTCAATCCTTCGTGAGTTCTGGGATTTCTTGCGCATTCGCAAGAAGTTCTGGCTGGCCCCGATCGTCATTATTCTTCTCCTGCTCAGCCTTCTGATCGTACTGACGCAGGGTTCGGCCCTCGCGCCGTTCATCTACGCGCTGTTCTAGACGACCGGTGTTACGGGCTACAGATCTCTCTCGAATCTAAGTCTGTAGTCGCGGTAGAGGGGATTGTAGTCTGCGCGAGTCACCTGGAAACCCTCGGCCAGGCCCATCACGGTCATGCCGGCGTGACGGTTAGGGATCGTGTCGTAAGCGAGACGGCGATAGCCCCACGAGCGAGCCGTTTCGCACATGTGCTGGAGCAGAATCCTGGCGACCCCACGTCTCCGATACTCACTGCGGACGCCACCCTTGGCGCTGTAGAATGTGAACCGGTCCTCCTTGTAGCCGATCTTGAAACCCGCCGGAACACCGTCCACGAATGCCACGAGAATCAG
This genomic interval carries:
- a CDS encoding GNAT family N-acetyltransferase — protein: MESTTYIADSLDSGDWHVDVRIVGLDHLYLIEEMNALIFREDRVINTFEREDLLILVAFVDGVPAGFKIGYKEDRFTFYSAKGGVRSEYRRRGVARILLQHMCETARSWGYRRLAYDTIPNRHAGMTVMGLAEGFQVTRADYNPLYRDYRLRFERDL